In a genomic window of Alcanivorax sp.:
- a CDS encoding O-antigen ligase family protein, translating to MTATLYLYQKKKVPAVAALLIPIVLILALALAQSRFAWVFMIFSTLYLSWQAHKKSIQLRIITPWLITAVFILLVVASPYLGEWLGRPVSNPFSHASSSGRLHIWKLILDAIPNRPWTGFGWNQAVFAQIESTFSTLEATRLNHSHNLILDLCVWLGPIIGLVAAISGAIILFKILTQSQSSADKCTWLGLFGLLIYSMVEFPYAFTFFMIPFGMLLGITINKPASIKNRPAPLFWFGITVVLGFGAVIVIKDYQLIEKDQFNETLRRAKVIGHPPVDMDKVTILEQLADERRGRTYPTDSPLTEKQLKTLTRVSKRRPTLANLARLALSYANANLESQSCQTLDLIKKIYRDENHQRSLEMILERSAVECPDNPKRKHPIQRLTPSAP from the coding sequence TTGACTGCCACACTCTATCTATACCAGAAAAAAAAGGTCCCTGCGGTCGCGGCACTGTTAATACCCATAGTACTTATTCTTGCTCTTGCTTTGGCTCAGTCGCGATTCGCCTGGGTCTTCATGATTTTCAGCACTCTCTATCTTTCCTGGCAAGCACACAAAAAATCCATTCAGCTACGGATTATTACCCCTTGGCTCATAACAGCCGTCTTTATCTTACTGGTTGTTGCATCACCCTATCTTGGTGAATGGCTGGGCCGCCCAGTCTCCAACCCCTTTTCCCATGCCAGCTCCAGTGGTCGGCTCCACATCTGGAAACTTATCCTCGATGCAATCCCAAACAGACCATGGACAGGATTTGGATGGAACCAGGCCGTCTTTGCACAGATTGAAAGCACATTTTCAACCCTTGAAGCCACCAGGCTAAACCACTCACACAACCTGATACTCGATTTATGTGTTTGGCTCGGCCCGATTATCGGCCTCGTTGCTGCCATTTCTGGTGCCATCATCCTGTTTAAAATCCTGACTCAAAGCCAAAGCAGCGCAGACAAGTGCACATGGCTTGGCCTGTTTGGTTTATTGATATATTCAATGGTCGAATTCCCCTATGCCTTCACTTTTTTCATGATTCCATTTGGTATGCTGCTGGGGATCACCATCAACAAGCCAGCCAGTATCAAAAATCGCCCCGCTCCACTGTTCTGGTTTGGTATCACTGTCGTTCTGGGCTTCGGGGCCGTTATCGTAATCAAGGATTATCAACTAATAGAGAAAGATCAGTTCAACGAGACATTACGCCGAGCAAAGGTAATAGGTCACCCCCCTGTTGATATGGATAAAGTCACCATTCTTGAGCAGCTTGCTGACGAGAGAAGAGGCAGAACCTACCCAACTGACAGCCCCTTAACTGAAAAACAGCTAAAAACTTTGACAAGGGTATCCAAACGACGCCCAACGTTGGCTAATCTGGCTCGCCTGGCACTGTCATACGCCAATGCAAACCTAGAAAGTCAATCCTGCCAAACCCTAGATCTGATAAAGAAGATCTACAGGGACGAAAATCATCAGAGGAGCCTTGAGATGATCCTGGAACGGTCAGCAGTAGAATGCCCAGATAACCCGAAAAGAAAGCATCCCATTCAACGGCTCACCCCCTCTGCCCCATGA
- a CDS encoding Wzy polymerase domain-containing protein yields MMQEIAPVSGTICKILAQSQNSADKCTWLGLFGLLIYSMVEFPYAFTFFMIPFGLLLGTTIKKSPTVNNRTAPLFWIGISITLALGTISAVKDYQLIEKDQLNEKLRRANLMGFPPADMNQILLLEQLADERRIRTFPTDQTLSKEQLSTLEKVSQRRPTLSNLARLALAYSQENDQGSTCEALLIIRKIYKNESYKEGRKMVETVSGIECDD; encoded by the coding sequence ATGATGCAAGAGATTGCGCCAGTAAGCGGGACCATCTGCAAAATCCTGGCTCAAAGCCAAAACAGCGCAGACAAGTGCACATGGCTTGGCCTGTTTGGCTTATTGATATATTCAATGGTCGAATTCCCCTATGCCTTCACTTTTTTCATGATTCCATTTGGTTTGCTGCTGGGAACCACTATCAAAAAATCACCCACAGTCAATAACCGCACAGCCCCACTGTTTTGGATTGGCATCAGCATAACACTGGCATTAGGGACTATTTCTGCAGTCAAAGACTATCAATTAATTGAGAAAGACCAGCTCAATGAAAAGCTACGCAGGGCGAATTTGATGGGATTCCCGCCAGCAGACATGAACCAGATCCTTCTTCTGGAACAGCTTGCAGACGAGAGGAGAATAAGGACCTTTCCTACTGATCAGACGCTGAGCAAAGAACAACTTTCCACATTAGAAAAAGTCTCTCAGCGCCGTCCAACACTCTCTAACCTTGCAAGGCTGGCATTAGCCTACTCACAGGAAAATGATCAAGGAAGCACCTGTGAAGCTCTCCTGATAATCAGGAAAATCTACAAAAACGAAAGTTATAAAGAAGGCCGCAAAATGGTTGAAACCGTCTCCGGCATCGAATGCGATGATTAA
- a CDS encoding pilin, with amino-acid sequence MYQGAQKIKVFGWGVYAHWGRELLGFDRGGLLQISLVDVIPIELMIVVAIIGILAAIAIPAYQDYVSKSKAAAALADISAGKTSYELLYTEKGSTAISGANSIGLNTSTGNCSAIATTAPAADGSATGAISCTINNPGRIGAGATIALNRTTTGLYQCVVGGGFDTKFAPAGCGT; translated from the coding sequence TTGTATCAGGGGGCACAAAAAATCAAAGTATTCGGTTGGGGTGTTTATGCCCACTGGGGGAGAGAGTTACTTGGTTTTGATAGGGGGGGTCTTCTGCAGATTTCTCTCGTTGATGTCATACCCATTGAACTGATGATCGTGGTGGCCATTATCGGTATTTTGGCCGCCATCGCGATCCCGGCTTACCAGGACTATGTATCCAAGTCCAAGGCCGCAGCTGCTCTGGCCGACATTTCTGCCGGTAAGACTAGCTATGAGCTGCTGTATACTGAAAAAGGTTCTACTGCGATCTCCGGTGCCAATTCCATTGGCCTGAATACCTCTACTGGTAACTGTAGCGCCATTGCCACCACAGCTCCTGCTGCTGACGGCTCTGCGACTGGTGCTATCAGCTGTACTATCAACAACCCGGGTCGTATCGGTGCTGGTGCGACTATCGCTCTTAACCGCACTACCACTGGTCTGTACCAGTGTGTTGTAGGCGGCGGCTTCGACACCAAGTTTGCTCCTGCCGGTTGCGGTACCTGA
- a CDS encoding pilin — MQRQIQQGFTLIELMIVVAIIGILAAIAIPAYQDYVSKAKAAAALADIAAGETSYELLFIEDGAAAISAPADIGLSASTGNCSTIGVVAPAADGSATGAISCIINNPGRIGTGAVIRLDRTDTGLYQCVVNGSFDVKFAPAGCNT; from the coding sequence ATGCAAAGACAAATACAGCAGGGCTTTACCCTTATCGAACTGATGATTGTGGTGGCCATCATCGGCATCCTGGCTGCCATCGCTATCCCGGCTTATCAGGACTATGTATCCAAAGCCAAGGCCGCTGCTGCTCTGGCTGATATCGCTGCTGGTGAGACCAGCTATGAATTACTGTTTATCGAGGATGGTGCCGCAGCAATCTCTGCACCTGCTGATATCGGTCTGAGCGCTTCAACTGGTAACTGTTCCACAATCGGTGTTGTGGCTCCGGCAGCAGATGGTTCCGCTACTGGCGCAATCTCTTGCATCATCAACAATCCGGGTCGTATTGGTACTGGTGCCGTCATCCGGTTGGACCGTACTGATACTGGTCTTTACCAGTGCGTAGTCAATGGCAGCTTTGATGTGAAATTTGCTCCTGCTGGTTGCAACACCTAA
- a CDS encoding O-antigen ligase family protein, which translates to MHLLGLICWVVIGGILLVAPLVDVIPGISWYDQQRVLQIFAIVVAGMGLLLHHWMRVERLTRSCLWLILALGGLSSLMGGHWLWSLTELATFCSLFLLTLFTASLVAQRGWAAPIILKLAIFISVALTAKFLVSIVSAVTFELPLYPQALMSGFDNIRFFGQFQTITIPIMVAIPALFARSKGYGSLMGGVLVASWLVCIIGGTRGSWVALVSVMLVFLMMGTVWRHWALVQVAALSVAVGLYLGMMSFVSAELVSGGAERLVMSSSGRIELWGVALAGFLESPFWGVGPMGFAALDQPHSNHPHNVLLQLGYEWGGLALAVSLLVVGRLLWLAYKHEARGSEGPRTERVAVLASILAACLHSLVSGVFVVPYTQLWLAVLVGVYWGMSNPAAICPEGWKRQPRNYPVILFFGAAVLWLVLVVYRDLPGKIAAETTPGQGMRFWTDGQIESRIPSL; encoded by the coding sequence ATGCACCTGTTGGGACTGATCTGCTGGGTTGTGATAGGAGGCATCCTTTTGGTGGCTCCTCTCGTCGATGTGATACCTGGCATTAGCTGGTATGACCAGCAAAGGGTGCTTCAGATTTTCGCCATCGTTGTTGCTGGGATGGGGCTGCTCTTGCATCACTGGATGAGAGTTGAACGATTGACTCGCTCGTGTCTGTGGTTGATTTTGGCGCTTGGTGGGCTCTCATCTTTAATGGGGGGGCACTGGCTTTGGTCTTTGACGGAGTTGGCTACCTTTTGCAGTTTGTTTCTGTTGACGCTATTCACGGCTTCATTGGTAGCACAAAGGGGTTGGGCGGCACCTATTATACTGAAACTGGCAATTTTTATTTCTGTGGCGTTGACAGCAAAGTTCCTGGTTTCGATAGTCTCTGCAGTCACGTTTGAACTACCTCTGTACCCTCAGGCCTTGATGAGTGGATTTGATAATATCCGTTTTTTTGGTCAATTCCAGACAATAACCATCCCCATAATGGTTGCGATACCGGCGCTCTTTGCGCGATCCAAAGGGTATGGATCGCTGATGGGTGGCGTTCTGGTTGCATCCTGGCTTGTCTGCATCATTGGCGGGACGAGAGGAAGCTGGGTGGCCCTGGTTTCAGTGATGCTTGTGTTTTTAATGATGGGGACTGTATGGCGGCATTGGGCTCTGGTGCAGGTTGCCGCCTTGTCTGTTGCGGTTGGCCTTTACCTGGGCATGATGTCGTTTGTGAGTGCGGAACTCGTCTCTGGAGGGGCTGAAAGACTTGTTATGTCCAGCTCCGGGAGAATTGAACTATGGGGCGTGGCGCTGGCTGGATTTCTGGAGAGCCCTTTTTGGGGTGTGGGCCCTATGGGCTTTGCTGCTCTGGATCAGCCCCACAGCAATCATCCGCATAATGTGCTGTTGCAGCTGGGCTACGAGTGGGGTGGGCTGGCTTTAGCCGTGTCGTTATTGGTTGTGGGCAGGCTGCTGTGGTTGGCTTATAAACATGAAGCTCGTGGGAGCGAGGGGCCCCGTACGGAAAGGGTCGCTGTGTTGGCGTCCATTCTTGCTGCCTGCCTGCATTCATTGGTGAGCGGTGTCTTTGTGGTTCCCTATACTCAGTTGTGGCTTGCCGTTCTTGTCGGCGTTTACTGGGGAATGTCGAATCCGGCGGCCATATGTCCCGAAGGTTGGAAGAGGCAACCCCGAAATTATCCTGTCATTTTGTTCTTTGGTGCTGCCGTTTTATGGCTGGTTTTAGTGGTTTATCGAGACTTGCCCGGCAAGATCGCTGCCGAAACAACGCCAGGGCAAGGGATGCGCTTCTGGACAGATGGGCAGATCGAAAGTCGTATTCCATCTCTCTGA
- a CDS encoding Wzy polymerase domain-containing protein, translating to MMPSTAFQLSRRRSATALXCTWLGLFGLLIYSMVEFPYAFTFFMIPFGLLLGTTIKKSPTVNNRTAPLFWIGISIALALGTISAVKDYQLIEKDQLNEKLRRANLMGFPPEDMNQILLLEQLADDRRIRTFPTDQALSKEQLSTLEKVSQRRPTLSNLARLALAYSQENDRGNACETLLTIRKIYKNESYKEGRKMVETISGIECDD from the coding sequence ATGATGCCGTCCACCGCATTCCAGCTCAGTCGCAGGCGCTCTGCCACCGCGCTGTNGTGCACATGGCTTGGCCTGTTTGGTTTATTGATATATTCAATGGTCGAATTCCCCTATGCCTTCACTTTTTTCATGATTCCATTTGGTTTGCTGCTGGGAACCACTATCAAAAAATCACCTACAGTCAATAACCGCACAGCCCCACTGTTTTGGATTGGCATCAGCATAGCACTGGCATTAGGGACTATTTCTGCAGTCAAAGACTATCAATTAATTGAGAAAGACCAGCTCAATGAAAAGCTGCGTAGGGCAAATTTGATGGGATTCCCGCCAGAAGACATGAACCAGATCCTTCTTCTGGAACAGCTTGCAGACGATCGGAGAATAAGGACCTTTCCTACCGATCAGGCGCTGAGTAAAGAACAACTTTCCACATTAGAAAAAGTATCTCAGCGCCGCCCAACACTCTCTAACCTTGCAAGGCTAGCATTAGCCTACTCACAGGAAAATGATCGAGGAAACGCCTGTGAAACTCTCCTGACAATCAGGAAAATCTACAAGAACGAAAGCTATAAGGAAGGACGTAAAATGGTTGAAACCATCTCCGGCATCGAATGCGATGATTAG
- a CDS encoding transposase, with product MQRAVRRGLSRREALAPKRLSVDETAYRKGHDYITVVTDQDSGTVLHVAEDRLTASLGSFYEQLDDDQLDAIEVVCMDMWPAYIKATREAIEGADRKIAFDRFHVAQYLGKGVDQVRRDEHRQLLKAGDQQLKGTKYQWLRSSANMSWHQQRAFTALRHSTLKTARAWAMKDFAAQLWHYQHRAWAMKGWKRLINWMARSRLAPMKTVAVTLKTHLWGIVNAVVLKAFCLLLS from the coding sequence ATGCAACGGGCCGTGCGACGTGGTTTGTCGCGCCGCGAGGCCCTGGCGCCGAAGCGATTGAGCGTTGATGAGACGGCCTATCGCAAGGGCCACGATTACATTACGGTGGTCACCGACCAGGATTCCGGCACGGTTCTGCACGTTGCCGAAGACCGCCTGACAGCCAGTCTCGGCAGTTTCTACGAACAGCTTGACGATGATCAGTTGGATGCTATTGAAGTCGTCTGTATGGACATGTGGCCGGCTTACATTAAGGCGACCCGGGAGGCCATTGAGGGCGCTGATCGCAAAATTGCCTTTGACCGCTTCCACGTTGCGCAATACCTCGGCAAAGGCGTTGATCAGGTGCGCCGTGATGAGCACCGGCAGCTGCTCAAAGCTGGCGACCAACAGCTCAAGGGCACCAAGTACCAGTGGCTGAGATCCTCTGCCAACATGAGCTGGCACCAGCAGCGGGCCTTCACTGCGTTGCGCCATTCAACCCTGAAAACGGCCCGAGCCTGGGCAATGAAAGACTTTGCGGCGCAGCTGTGGCACTACCAGCACAGGGCGTGGGCGATGAAAGGGTGGAAGCGCCTGATCAACTGGATGGCGCGTAGTCGCCTGGCGCCGATGAAGACAGTAGCGGTCACCCTGAAGACCCACTTGTGGGGCATTGTTAACGCCGTCGTCTTGAAAGCTTTTTGTTTGTTGTTATCATAG
- the nadC gene encoding carboxylating nicotinate-nucleotide diphosphorylase produces MTITLPDYVRDDIQRNVIFALEEDIRSGDITAQLIDADSESTATIITREDAVMCGIPWADEVFRQLGDVQIEWHVQDGDRLTADTTLCTLHGNTRKILTGERTALNFLQTLMGTATTARRYADAVEGTNVTILDTRKTLPGLRAGQKYAVLCGGCQNHRIGLYDAFLIKENHVTACGGITAAIERARALAPEKKIIVEVETLEELKEAARLQPDQIMLDNFSVEMLSAAAEMGVESALEVSGNLTVENAASLPGTREWFLSSGALTKHVQAMDLSLRLTNQAPT; encoded by the coding sequence ATGACCATCACCCTGCCCGACTATGTCCGTGACGACATTCAGCGCAACGTAATCTTTGCCCTGGAAGAAGACATCCGCAGCGGCGATATCACCGCCCAGCTTATCGATGCCGACAGCGAAAGCACCGCTACTATCATTACCCGTGAAGACGCTGTCATGTGTGGCATCCCCTGGGCGGATGAGGTCTTCCGGCAACTGGGCGATGTGCAGATTGAGTGGCATGTGCAGGACGGCGACCGGCTGACCGCAGATACCACCCTCTGCACTCTGCACGGAAACACCCGCAAGATTCTCACCGGCGAGCGCACCGCGCTGAACTTTCTGCAGACCCTGATGGGCACGGCTACCACAGCGCGCCGCTATGCAGATGCTGTAGAGGGCACCAACGTCACCATCCTGGATACCCGAAAGACACTGCCCGGCCTGCGGGCTGGCCAGAAATACGCCGTGCTTTGTGGTGGCTGCCAAAATCACCGCATCGGCCTGTACGATGCCTTCCTGATCAAGGAGAACCATGTGACCGCCTGTGGAGGCATTACCGCCGCCATTGAACGGGCGCGGGCACTGGCGCCGGAGAAGAAGATTATTGTAGAAGTGGAAACGCTGGAGGAGCTAAAGGAAGCAGCACGACTGCAACCGGATCAGATCATGCTGGATAATTTCAGTGTGGAGATGCTGAGTGCAGCGGCGGAAATGGGAGTGGAATCCGCACTTGAAGTGTCTGGCAACCTGACAGTAGAAAATGCTGCAAGCCTTCCTGGAACACGGGAGTGGTTTCTCTCTTCAGGGGCATTGACAAAGCATGTACAGGCAATGGACTTGTCTCTTCGGCTGACTAACCAGGCACCAACGTAG
- a CDS encoding DUF1631 family protein translates to MAKVTQLKPVSGKAGTNSLPRPIEKVRDRYVALASSYLEDMLDGADDTLYDLAEKEAEGERERFFDAMRELRIQRSGLVAGLKQSLQHQFAELAQQRAGGTLENARVDLDSLTLVNEDDLETAELNEKPADRPAGRA, encoded by the coding sequence ATGGCCAAAGTTACTCAGCTCAAACCAGTCTCTGGCAAAGCCGGAACAAACAGCCTGCCAAGGCCCATCGAAAAAGTCCGTGATCGCTATGTGGCGCTGGCCTCTTCCTATCTTGAGGACATGCTGGATGGTGCTGATGACACCCTCTACGATTTGGCCGAAAAAGAAGCGGAAGGTGAGCGAGAGCGTTTTTTTGATGCCATGCGCGAGTTACGTATTCAGCGATCCGGTCTGGTTGCAGGTCTGAAGCAGTCACTCCAGCATCAGTTTGCCGAGCTTGCCCAGCAGCGCGCAGGCGGGACTCTGGAGAATGCCAGGGTCGATCTGGACTCCCTGACCTTGGTCAATGAAGATGACCTTGAGACTGCTGAACTCAACGAAAAACCCGCAGATAGGCCTGCGGGTCGTGCTTAG
- a CDS encoding alanine:cation symporter family protein, translating to MDHAGALPALLPNASAQHRHRRRRRMPAAPWSRAIRFRQCRRGIFSMRQVLGSAPFCPCLSQYLRSAQRGVIAMLSTFIDTIIVCSIRMQPSRLLGAWTSWNEERPPFRLAFSSTFKGTLATMSLLSPTGWRSLPLHCWAGACPRERCAQFPVRRPERILRFPHLSGCWRYHWAPLSGLRTLGLGLG from the coding sequence ATGGACCATGCCGGGGCCCTGCCCGCGCTCTTGCCTAATGCTTCAGCGCAGCACCGGCACCGCCGCCGCCGGCGTATGCCTGCAGCGCCCTGGTCAAGAGCCATCCGTTTCAGGCAATGTCGCCGTGGCATCTTCTCAATGAGGCAGGTCCTCGGCAGCGCACCATTTTGCCCATGCCTCAGCCAATACCTGCGATCAGCTCAGCGCGGGGTCATTGCTATGCTTAGCACCTTTATCGACACCATCATCGTCTGCTCCATCAGAATGCAGCCATCACGTCTCCTCGGTGCCTGGACCAGCTGGAATGAGGAGCGCCCCCCTTTCCGCCTGGCCTTCTCATCCACCTTCAAAGGGACTTTGGCAACAATGAGTTTGCTTAGCCCGACGGGCTGGCGATCTTTACCTTTACACTGCTGGGCTGGAGCCTGTCCACGTGAGCGCTGTGCCCAGTTCCCTGTTCGGCGACCGGAGCGCATCCTGCGCTTTCCGCATCTATCTGGGTGCTGGCGGTACCACTGGGCGCCGTTGTCAGGCCTAAGAACCCTGGGTCTGGGCCTTGGCTGA